From a region of the Synechococcus sp. RS9916 genome:
- a CDS encoding NAD(P)H-quinone oxidoreductase subunit N: MPELGALLLSTQAMAAPGDLLNLALNAGAIAPEGAVLLAMLATLLVDLAGEKVAIRWVPPICYLGLGGALVLLALQWNTPLEPSFLGAFLSDRLAIAFRAVVATSTLLSLLISWRYAEKSGTPVGEYAAILLAATLGAMLLCGATDLVSVFVSLETLSVASYLLSGYMKRDARSSEAALKYLLVGSAAAAVFLYGASLLYGLSGSTSLEVIGLALVNSPTPLAALALVFVLATVAFKIAAVPFHQWTPDVYEGSPTPVVAFLSVGSKAAGFALALRLLVGCFGSFDTQWKLLFTVLALLSMTLGNVVALAQTSMKRMLAYSSIGQAGFVMIGLVCGTEEGFAAMVLYMAAYLFMNLGAFACIILFSIRTGSDRIADYAGLYQKDPLITLGLSLCLLSLGGIPPMLGFFGKIYLFFAGWADQQYLLVVVGLITSVISIYYYIGVIKMMVVKEPQEASDVVKAYPEVKWNTIGLPPLRFALVACVVVTAVGGILSNPIFQWANSAVDGTPMLQQAIALASQRALG; encoded by the coding sequence ATGCCCGAGTTGGGTGCACTGCTTCTTTCCACCCAGGCCATGGCCGCGCCCGGCGATTTGCTCAACCTGGCATTGAATGCCGGAGCGATTGCGCCGGAAGGGGCTGTGTTGCTGGCGATGCTGGCCACCTTGCTGGTGGACCTCGCGGGTGAAAAGGTTGCGATCCGCTGGGTTCCCCCCATCTGCTATCTCGGCTTGGGTGGCGCCCTCGTGCTGCTGGCACTGCAATGGAACACGCCTCTGGAGCCCTCGTTCCTTGGCGCCTTCCTCTCCGACCGCTTGGCGATTGCCTTCCGCGCTGTGGTGGCCACATCCACCCTTCTATCGCTGCTGATCAGCTGGCGCTATGCGGAGAAGAGCGGCACTCCCGTCGGCGAGTACGCCGCCATTCTTCTGGCCGCCACGCTCGGCGCCATGTTGCTTTGCGGCGCCACGGATCTGGTGAGCGTCTTCGTTTCCCTCGAGACCCTCTCTGTCGCCAGCTATCTGCTGTCGGGTTACATGAAGCGCGATGCCCGAAGTTCCGAGGCAGCGCTCAAATACCTGTTGGTGGGCTCCGCCGCAGCGGCAGTGTTTCTCTACGGCGCCTCCCTTCTCTACGGACTCAGCGGCTCCACCAGCCTTGAAGTCATTGGTCTGGCGCTGGTCAACAGCCCCACACCACTTGCTGCCTTAGCGCTGGTGTTCGTGCTCGCCACCGTGGCGTTCAAAATCGCTGCTGTCCCCTTCCACCAATGGACGCCTGACGTCTATGAGGGCTCACCCACGCCTGTGGTGGCGTTCCTCTCCGTGGGTTCGAAAGCTGCAGGCTTTGCTTTGGCACTGCGCCTGCTGGTGGGCTGCTTCGGCTCGTTCGACACCCAGTGGAAGCTGCTGTTCACCGTGCTTGCCCTGCTGAGCATGACCCTCGGCAACGTGGTGGCCCTGGCCCAGACCTCCATGAAACGGATGCTGGCTTACAGCTCCATCGGCCAGGCCGGCTTCGTGATGATCGGCCTCGTCTGCGGAACAGAAGAGGGCTTCGCCGCCATGGTGCTCTACATGGCTGCCTACCTGTTCATGAACCTGGGGGCATTCGCCTGCATCATCCTGTTCTCCATCCGCACCGGCAGTGATCGAATCGCCGATTACGCCGGTCTCTATCAAAAGGATCCCCTCATCACCTTGGGGCTCAGCCTCTGCTTGCTGTCCCTGGGGGGCATTCCTCCGATGCTGGGATTCTTCGGCAAGATCTATCTATTCTTCGCCGGCTGGGCTGATCAGCAATATCTGCTGGTGGTCGTGGGCCTGATCACCTCTGTGATCTCGATCTACTACTACATCGGTGTGATCAAGATGATGGTGGTGAAGGAACCGCAGGAAGCATCCGATGTGGTGAAGGCCTACCCCGAGGTGAAGTGGAACACCATCGGCCTTCCTCCCCTGCGCTTTGCACTCGTGGCCTGCGTTGTAGTGACGGCCGTAGGAGGCATCCTTTCCAACCCGATCTTCCAGTGGGCGAACAGTGCCGTGGATGGCACCCCAATGCTGCAGCAAGCGATTGCCCTGGCCAGTCAACGTGCCCTCGGCTGA
- a CDS encoding ABC transporter ATP-binding protein: MPSAESNATARASTPTAQPVAQLSGVSKVYGQGETEVRALDGLDLTVNQGDYLAVMGASGSGKSTAMNILGCLDRPTGGNYRLNGVSVEELNDDALADLRNQQLGFVFQQFHLLPHATALENVMLPMVYAGVPAADRRQRATEALERVGLAERLQNRPNQLSGGQQQRVAIARAIINQPALLLADEPTGALDSRTTDDVLQLFDELHHQGITLVLVTHEDDVAARAATVAHFRDGRVESLTHNKR; the protein is encoded by the coding sequence GTGCCCTCGGCTGAATCCAACGCCACGGCTCGGGCCTCCACCCCAACGGCCCAACCCGTGGCGCAACTGAGTGGGGTCAGCAAGGTCTATGGCCAGGGCGAGACTGAGGTTCGTGCCCTCGATGGCCTCGACCTCACGGTCAACCAAGGCGATTACCTGGCCGTGATGGGCGCTAGTGGATCGGGCAAGAGCACAGCCATGAACATCCTCGGCTGCCTCGACCGCCCCACGGGAGGGAATTACCGGCTGAATGGCGTCTCCGTGGAGGAGCTCAACGATGACGCCCTGGCTGATCTCCGCAATCAGCAGCTGGGGTTTGTGTTCCAGCAGTTTCATCTCCTGCCCCACGCCACAGCCCTTGAGAACGTGATGCTGCCGATGGTGTATGCGGGAGTGCCAGCAGCCGACCGGCGCCAACGCGCCACGGAGGCCCTTGAACGGGTGGGACTGGCGGAGCGACTGCAGAATCGCCCCAATCAGCTGTCTGGAGGCCAGCAACAACGGGTGGCCATCGCCCGGGCAATCATCAACCAACCTGCCCTCCTACTGGCGGATGAACCCACCGGCGCCCTGGATTCCCGCACCACCGACGACGTGCTCCAACTGTTTGATGAGCTGCACCATCAGGGCATCACCCTGGTGTTGGTGACCCATGAAGACGATGTGGCAGCCCGGGCCGCCACCGTGGCCCACTTCCGCGATGGCCGCGTGGAATCGCTGACCCACAACAAGCGGTGA
- a CDS encoding response regulator transcription factor: MPDPATPRLRVLVVDDETKLTELLRLELDVEGYDVDVASDGATGLVKARSQPSPDLIVLDWNLPDFSGVDICQRIRRGGVTTPILMLTGHDDVADRVTALDAGVDDYLIKPFSIEELMARLRAMQRRAQSFSGSGQESLPVRLSVGDLRVDTSTRDVVRGERTIQLSVKEYDLLLFLMRAGGKVLERADIMRGVWGENFYGDDNLLDVYIRYLRQKIESPDRPTLIHTVRGVGFILRDETQQAT, encoded by the coding sequence ATGCCCGACCCGGCAACACCCCGTCTGCGCGTCCTGGTGGTGGACGACGAGACCAAACTCACCGAATTGCTGCGCCTCGAGCTGGACGTGGAGGGCTACGACGTGGATGTGGCCTCCGATGGTGCAACTGGTCTGGTCAAAGCGCGCTCACAACCATCCCCAGATCTGATTGTTCTGGACTGGAACCTGCCGGACTTTTCTGGTGTGGACATCTGTCAGCGCATTCGCCGCGGCGGAGTCACCACACCAATCCTGATGCTCACAGGTCACGACGACGTGGCCGACCGGGTCACCGCCCTGGATGCCGGAGTCGATGACTATCTGATTAAGCCGTTCTCCATCGAAGAGTTGATGGCTCGCCTGCGAGCCATGCAACGGCGAGCACAGAGCTTCTCCGGCAGCGGCCAGGAGAGCTTGCCCGTGCGGCTCAGCGTTGGAGACCTGCGGGTCGACACCAGCACCCGCGACGTCGTCCGCGGCGAGCGGACCATTCAGCTGTCAGTGAAGGAATACGACCTGCTGCTGTTCCTGATGCGGGCCGGCGGAAAGGTGCTGGAGCGCGCGGACATCATGCGCGGCGTTTGGGGAGAGAACTTCTATGGCGACGACAACCTGCTGGATGTCTATATCCGCTACCTGCGCCAGAAAATCGAATCTCCGGACCGACCCACCCTGATTCACACCGTGCGCGGTGTGGGATTCATCCTCCGGGACGAGACGCAGCAGGCGACTTAA
- a CDS encoding M23 family metallopeptidase, with protein sequence MAVRWLAAVWLLTIPGGIPQGLPGPVLPPREMPPQAPPLRFDGSLENLERQQVITPAERRELQGESPGVPIDVPRLQQACRSGALSRQECESGVAIRSGAGRRLAARIAWRKRGGEAFPTTLRRGADGRPLPPITVPVSALMGTGGFRLESVFAVSPRPAALAGNGDRRLLFPIIGSAITTSDFGWRLHPVLGNWLMHAGRDLAAPEGTPVVAALSGTVTSSGLAGGYGIAVELEHTEPRRRTLYGHLSEIYVKQGQRVRQGEVIGRVGSTGLSTGPHLHFELRRPQAGGWVAMDPGDMDLNPLTAQGGDAVAMLVGQLLDSLKSPAASRPGG encoded by the coding sequence TTGGCTGTGCGCTGGCTTGCTGCTGTGTGGCTGCTGACCATCCCTGGTGGGATCCCTCAGGGATTGCCGGGTCCAGTACTGCCGCCCAGGGAGATGCCACCCCAGGCACCGCCGTTGCGGTTTGACGGCTCTCTCGAGAACCTTGAGCGCCAGCAGGTGATCACACCGGCGGAACGGCGTGAGCTGCAGGGGGAGAGTCCTGGTGTGCCGATTGATGTGCCTCGCCTGCAGCAGGCCTGTCGCAGCGGTGCGTTGTCGCGGCAGGAGTGTGAGTCTGGGGTGGCGATTCGCTCGGGTGCGGGTCGGCGCCTTGCCGCCCGTATCGCCTGGCGCAAACGGGGCGGTGAGGCATTCCCCACCACCCTCAGGCGCGGCGCCGATGGTCGGCCCCTGCCCCCAATCACAGTGCCGGTGTCGGCCCTGATGGGAACGGGTGGCTTCCGGCTTGAGTCGGTGTTTGCCGTCTCACCGCGGCCAGCAGCACTCGCAGGCAACGGCGACCGTCGTCTGCTGTTTCCGATCATTGGCTCGGCGATCACCACCAGTGATTTCGGCTGGCGGCTCCATCCTGTGCTGGGCAATTGGTTGATGCATGCAGGCCGGGATCTGGCGGCTCCTGAGGGCACCCCCGTGGTGGCAGCCCTTTCAGGCACGGTGACCAGCAGTGGTTTGGCGGGGGGCTACGGCATTGCGGTGGAGCTGGAGCACACCGAGCCTCGTCGCCGCACGCTCTATGGCCATTTGTCGGAGATCTATGTGAAGCAGGGGCAGCGGGTGCGGCAGGGGGAAGTGATTGGTCGGGTCGGCAGCACAGGCCTCAGCACGGGGCCCCATTTGCATTTCGAATTGCGCCGACCCCAAGCCGGCGGCTGGGTGGCCATGGACCCCGGAGACATGGACCTCAATCCCCTCACGGCGCAGGGGGGTGATGCGGTAGCGATGCTGGTGGGCCAATTGCTCGACAGCCTTAAGTCGCCTGCTGCGTCTCGTCCCGGAGGATGA
- a CDS encoding biotin--[acetyl-CoA-carboxylase] ligase: MLKRSGAAALAHWRQCSGQPPWRLRALPVCASTETVLSDWLQDSPWRGAVPRAVVARRQTCGHGQWGRRWQSPPGGVWLSAALPWRGQHAAPGVLGLAVAVALAERLEAFGLPVAIKWPNDLLVDGCKLAGILPRMVHRGSRVRLARVGVGLNVVNPVPPGAIALADCQPKVLLRSSSALIWTAEVLSALDRAQNLVLDPDAVCQATEARLWSREVRDPDTGGHWHVEGLREDGALLLRQGARTTSWTRWLDGAVDGL; the protein is encoded by the coding sequence GTGCTGAAGCGGTCGGGTGCAGCTGCTCTGGCCCATTGGCGTCAGTGCAGCGGACAGCCACCTTGGAGGTTGCGCGCCCTGCCGGTGTGTGCGAGCACCGAGACGGTGCTGAGTGATTGGTTACAGGACTCTCCTTGGCGGGGGGCTGTTCCCAGAGCCGTGGTGGCGCGGCGTCAGACCTGTGGTCATGGCCAGTGGGGCCGGCGTTGGCAATCGCCCCCCGGGGGTGTTTGGCTGAGTGCGGCCTTGCCCTGGCGTGGGCAGCATGCCGCCCCTGGGGTTCTGGGGTTGGCCGTTGCGGTGGCCCTGGCGGAGCGGCTGGAGGCTTTCGGTCTGCCGGTCGCGATCAAATGGCCCAATGATCTTTTGGTGGATGGATGCAAATTGGCCGGCATCCTTCCGCGCATGGTGCATCGCGGCAGCCGCGTGCGCTTGGCCCGTGTCGGGGTCGGTCTCAATGTGGTCAATCCGGTGCCTCCAGGGGCCATTGCTCTGGCGGATTGCCAGCCAAAGGTTCTGCTGCGTTCCAGCAGTGCGTTGATCTGGACCGCTGAGGTGCTGTCGGCTCTGGATCGCGCTCAGAACTTGGTGCTCGATCCAGACGCGGTGTGCCAGGCCACGGAGGCACGCTTGTGGTCTCGCGAGGTGCGCGACCCTGACACCGGAGGTCATTGGCACGTGGAGGGCCTTCGTGAGGATGGTGCCCTACTCCTGCGTCAGGGCGCCCGCACCACCAGCTGGACGCGTTGGCTGGATGGCGCTGTGGATGGTCTCTAG
- a CDS encoding aminotransferase class I/II-fold pyridoxal phosphate-dependent enzyme, translated as MLTSRRLDRLGSGVFDRNDQRKQLYRSSAAADSQPLVDLSLGSTDLEPPPEALEAMAAALDRSGSATYCLHAGTRPFREAVSAWCARRFDVAVDPDREVLLLVGSQEGTAHLPLAVLNPGDGGLILDPCYPSHRGGLLLADARVEHLPLDPQEQWRPRFDSLSDTVWDQLRLMVMGFPHNPSAQVGQQAWLDEAMARAQRHDLVFAHDNPYVDLALDGEAPSLLRCAGWRERGMEFFSLSKGWCLGGFRLGFAVGAEPLITALRQLKGVVDFNQSLALQEGAMAALSQAPDWPQRLLPVYRERRDRTLQALARLGWQVPTPSMALYLWLPLPGWARERGWNDEQLTAALLEQTGLALTPGSGFGAGGQDWMRMALVRPVEELEAAVARLESFWQQQC; from the coding sequence ATGCTCACCTCTAGGCGACTTGACCGCCTCGGCAGCGGCGTTTTTGATCGCAACGATCAGCGCAAACAGCTGTATCGCTCCAGCGCGGCTGCCGATTCACAACCGTTGGTGGATCTATCGCTGGGGTCGACTGATCTCGAACCACCCCCTGAGGCGCTGGAGGCGATGGCCGCGGCGCTTGATCGTTCCGGCAGCGCCACCTACTGCCTGCACGCGGGAACCCGGCCGTTCCGAGAGGCCGTGTCGGCCTGGTGCGCCCGTCGTTTTGATGTGGCGGTGGATCCCGATCGGGAGGTGTTGCTGCTGGTGGGATCCCAGGAGGGCACGGCCCACCTGCCGTTGGCGGTGCTCAATCCAGGCGATGGTGGGTTGATCCTGGATCCCTGTTATCCCTCCCACCGCGGCGGTCTGTTGCTGGCCGACGCACGGGTTGAACACCTTCCGTTGGATCCGCAGGAACAGTGGCGGCCGCGTTTTGACAGCCTCAGCGACACGGTCTGGGATCAGCTGAGGCTGATGGTGATGGGGTTTCCCCACAATCCTTCCGCTCAGGTGGGGCAGCAGGCTTGGCTGGACGAGGCCATGGCACGGGCTCAGCGCCATGACCTGGTCTTTGCCCATGACAACCCTTACGTGGATTTGGCTTTAGACGGCGAGGCCCCATCGCTGCTGCGCTGTGCCGGCTGGCGTGAGCGCGGCATGGAGTTCTTTTCCCTGTCCAAAGGATGGTGTCTGGGTGGTTTCCGCTTGGGCTTTGCGGTGGGGGCAGAGCCCTTGATCACGGCCTTGCGGCAGCTCAAGGGCGTGGTGGATTTCAACCAATCCTTGGCCCTCCAGGAAGGAGCAATGGCAGCGTTGTCTCAAGCACCAGACTGGCCGCAGCGCCTGCTGCCCGTGTACCGGGAGCGGCGTGATCGCACCCTTCAGGCGTTGGCCCGCCTGGGCTGGCAGGTCCCGACCCCTTCGATGGCTTTGTATCTGTGGCTGCCGCTGCCGGGTTGGGCGCGGGAACGGGGCTGGAATGACGAACAGTTGACCGCGGCTCTGCTGGAGCAGACGGGTCTGGCCCTGACCCCCGGGTCAGGGTTCGGCGCGGGTGGCCAAGACTGGATGCGCATGGCTCTTGTCAGGCCTGTGGAGGAGCTGGAGGCGGCCGTCGCCCGTCTGGAGTCCTTCTGGCAACAGCAGTGCTGA
- the trxA gene encoding thioredoxin, protein MGQAVSDYTDATFEAEVLKATTTVLVDFWAPWCGPCRLIAPFMDWAAETYAGKLQVGKLEVDGNPATRDAYQVQGIPTLILFRDGKEIGRQEGAIAKPQLQAFLDAHL, encoded by the coding sequence GTGGGCCAAGCTGTCTCCGATTACACCGATGCCACCTTCGAGGCGGAGGTGCTGAAGGCAACCACCACCGTGCTTGTGGATTTCTGGGCACCCTGGTGTGGTCCTTGCCGACTGATCGCCCCCTTCATGGACTGGGCTGCCGAGACCTACGCCGGCAAGCTTCAGGTGGGCAAGCTGGAGGTGGACGGCAACCCTGCCACCCGTGATGCCTATCAGGTGCAAGGGATTCCCACCCTGATCCTGTTCCGTGACGGCAAGGAGATCGGGCGTCAGGAGGGTGCGATCGCCAAGCCTCAGCTTCAGGCTTTCCTGGATGCTCACCTCTAG
- a CDS encoding PspA/IM30 family protein — MGFFDRLGRLVRANANAAVSSMEDPVKILDQSVADMQADLVKLRQAVATAIASQKRLRNQADQAEAQSKTWYERAELALKKGEEDLAREALSRRKTFQETATSLVAQVQGQDAQVETLKKSLVALEGKIAEARTKKDMLKARAQAAKAQQQLQSAVGSIGSNTAMAAFERMEDKVEAMEAQSQAAAELAGADLESQFMALEGGDDVDDELANLRQKLAGGPEAVALPAGDAPAVKEVKVSEVDADLEELKKSIDKL, encoded by the coding sequence ATGGGTTTCTTCGATCGGCTGGGCCGACTTGTTCGCGCTAACGCCAATGCTGCGGTCAGCAGCATGGAAGATCCCGTCAAGATCCTCGACCAGTCGGTGGCTGACATGCAGGCCGACCTGGTGAAGCTGCGCCAGGCGGTGGCCACGGCGATTGCCAGTCAGAAGCGCCTGCGCAATCAGGCCGATCAGGCTGAAGCGCAATCCAAAACCTGGTACGAGCGGGCTGAACTGGCCTTGAAAAAAGGTGAGGAGGACCTGGCTCGCGAAGCCCTCTCCCGCCGCAAGACCTTCCAGGAGACCGCCACCTCTCTGGTGGCTCAGGTTCAGGGTCAGGATGCGCAGGTGGAGACCCTCAAGAAAAGCCTGGTGGCTCTCGAGGGCAAGATCGCCGAAGCCCGCACCAAGAAAGACATGCTCAAGGCCCGGGCCCAGGCGGCCAAGGCCCAGCAGCAGCTTCAGAGCGCAGTGGGAAGCATTGGCAGCAACACGGCCATGGCTGCCTTTGAGCGCATGGAAGACAAGGTCGAAGCGATGGAGGCCCAGAGCCAAGCCGCTGCTGAGTTGGCCGGTGCTGATCTCGAGAGCCAGTTCATGGCGCTTGAAGGTGGCGACGATGTGGATGATGAACTGGCCAATTTGCGCCAGAAACTCGCTGGTGGCCCCGAGGCGGTCGCCCTTCCTGCCGGTGATGCTCCCGCCGTGAAGGAGGTGAAGGTGTCGGAGGTGGATGCCGACCTCGAAGAGTTGAAGAAATCAATCGACAAACTCTGA
- a CDS encoding DUF721 domain-containing protein yields MARAPKSQRRAFGKGEVLMPPPPAPAEALSSCLDQLRSSWRREGSLAAIWQDWPNLAGAQLAPHCRPLNLQGGMLTVGASHPQWRQALLYSRPQLLAALRAAGHGIKDLRIQQHHGQAKVELDSEASIWARHPSRIDVHGMDHCPRCGRPSPAGEMALWGHCGFCRRSELAQVMPVATDMPMDDNTGAAQ; encoded by the coding sequence ATGGCACGGGCTCCGAAATCCCAGCGGCGTGCGTTTGGGAAAGGCGAAGTGCTGATGCCACCGCCACCAGCACCAGCGGAAGCTCTGAGCTCCTGCCTGGATCAGCTGCGCTCAAGCTGGCGCCGAGAGGGCTCCTTGGCCGCCATCTGGCAAGACTGGCCCAACCTGGCCGGTGCCCAGCTCGCTCCCCATTGCCGCCCGCTCAACCTGCAGGGCGGAATGCTCACCGTGGGGGCGAGCCATCCGCAATGGCGGCAAGCCCTGCTGTACAGCCGGCCCCAGCTACTGGCGGCCCTTCGCGCTGCCGGCCACGGCATCAAAGACCTCCGCATTCAGCAGCATCACGGCCAAGCCAAGGTTGAGCTCGACAGCGAAGCATCCATCTGGGCACGGCACCCCAGTCGCATTGATGTGCACGGCATGGACCACTGCCCCCGCTGCGGGCGCCCTTCACCCGCAGGGGAGATGGCGCTGTGGGGCCACTGCGGCTTCTGCCGGCGCAGCGAACTCGCCCAGGTCATGCCTGTGGCAACGGACATGCCCATGGACGACAACACGGGGGCAGCTCAGTAG
- a CDS encoding glycosyltransferase family 39 protein — translation MSSTPEAVAAVTSQPLSRQQRRRCLLVLLALGLAICFWQLGGNGLVDETPPLFAAAGRAMARTGDWLTPRVNGLPRFDKPPLVYWVMGLGYALPAQAQWDPLGTWAGRLPSALGTLITLLMLGDTLLRFPQPGDGHPRRTAVAAALAFVLSPLVLLWSRTAVSDGLLSGTLALSLLCQWRCHATGGRRWWLAWVVLGLAVLTKGPVAVVLSGITLLLFGLARRNLAGLWCQLRPLPGLTITALISLPWYGLELLVEGQPFWDSFFGYHNFQRFTSVVNSHLQPWWFFGPVLLVAALPFTPLLLLGLAQLVQDLWRRRPPAAAPDSLQLFAGCWLLAVLLLFTSAATKLPSYWLPATPAAGLLIALALLPSTARSRRAQSACWLASVLLAAVLASGFWGAGIWVPLINDPEMPTLPAELLASGFVLRAAVCMTVAVVLGAWLWWRPQPGRLLAMQGPLVVFQLVALVPMMLLGDRVRQLPVRQVADVIVRERARQGPEPLAMVGAMKPSLHFYTDQVVVYEGLSKGALVNVVDRFRHENHRRGFRGTSVEEKPTALVVIDDRTSERSHWQGLEHQELARHGIYRLWRVDRRRLEARAGELQKQGVSADWREPRPERY, via the coding sequence ATGAGCAGTACTCCTGAGGCCGTGGCCGCCGTCACCTCCCAGCCTCTGAGCCGGCAACAGCGCCGGCGATGTCTGCTGGTCCTTCTGGCGCTTGGCCTGGCGATCTGCTTCTGGCAGTTGGGGGGCAACGGACTGGTGGATGAGACCCCTCCGTTGTTTGCGGCGGCGGGTCGTGCCATGGCGCGCACAGGTGATTGGCTGACGCCTCGCGTGAACGGACTGCCTCGCTTCGATAAGCCGCCTCTCGTCTATTGGGTGATGGGCCTCGGCTATGCCCTCCCCGCTCAAGCGCAGTGGGATCCATTGGGCACCTGGGCTGGCCGTTTGCCCTCAGCGCTGGGCACGCTGATCACCCTGCTGATGCTCGGGGACACGCTGTTGCGTTTCCCGCAGCCCGGGGATGGCCATCCCCGACGCACGGCCGTGGCCGCAGCTCTGGCGTTTGTGCTCTCGCCCTTGGTGCTGCTCTGGAGTCGCACAGCAGTCAGTGATGGCCTGTTGTCAGGAACCCTCGCACTCAGCTTGCTGTGCCAGTGGCGCTGCCATGCGACCGGTGGTCGCCGTTGGTGGCTGGCCTGGGTTGTGCTGGGTTTGGCGGTGCTCACCAAGGGACCCGTGGCTGTGGTGCTGAGCGGCATCACCTTGCTGCTGTTTGGCCTGGCTCGCCGCAACCTTGCAGGTCTTTGGTGCCAGCTTCGTCCTCTGCCAGGTCTGACGATCACCGCCCTGATCAGTCTTCCCTGGTATGGCCTGGAGCTGTTGGTGGAGGGCCAACCCTTTTGGGACAGCTTCTTCGGCTATCACAACTTTCAGCGCTTCACCTCGGTGGTGAACAGCCACCTCCAGCCCTGGTGGTTCTTCGGGCCGGTGCTGTTGGTGGCGGCCTTGCCGTTCACGCCCCTTCTTTTGCTGGGACTTGCGCAGCTGGTGCAAGACCTCTGGCGCCGCAGGCCCCCCGCTGCGGCACCGGACAGCCTGCAGCTGTTCGCGGGGTGCTGGTTGCTGGCAGTGTTGCTGCTGTTCACATCGGCGGCTACCAAGCTTCCCAGTTACTGGTTGCCGGCCACACCGGCGGCCGGACTTCTGATCGCTCTGGCCTTGTTGCCCTCAACAGCACGATCCCGCAGGGCGCAGAGTGCCTGCTGGTTGGCGTCGGTGCTGCTGGCGGCCGTGCTGGCATCGGGCTTCTGGGGCGCTGGGATCTGGGTCCCATTGATTAATGACCCTGAGATGCCGACCCTGCCAGCGGAGTTGTTGGCCAGCGGTTTTGTGCTGAGAGCTGCGGTTTGCATGACCGTGGCCGTGGTGTTGGGGGCCTGGCTCTGGTGGCGTCCTCAGCCTGGTCGGTTGTTGGCCATGCAAGGTCCTCTTGTGGTCTTTCAGCTCGTGGCTCTGGTGCCGATGATGCTGCTGGGCGACCGGGTGCGGCAGTTGCCGGTGCGGCAGGTGGCCGACGTGATCGTGCGCGAACGGGCACGTCAGGGCCCTGAACCTTTGGCGATGGTTGGAGCGATGAAGCCGTCCTTGCACTTCTACACCGATCAAGTGGTTGTGTACGAAGGCCTCTCCAAGGGCGCTCTGGTCAACGTGGTCGATCGCTTTCGCCATGAGAATCACCGCCGTGGCTTTCGCGGCACATCGGTTGAGGAGAAGCCCACGGCCCTGGTGGTGATCGATGACCGCACCAGCGAACGGTCCCATTGGCAGGGTCTCGAGCACCAGGAGCTGGCCCGCCATGGCATCTACAGGCTCTGGCGCGTCGACCGCCGCCGCCTTGAAGCCCGTGCAGGAGAGCTCCAGAAGCAGGGTGTCAGCGCTGACTGGCGGGAGCCTCGGCCAGAGCGCTACTGA
- a CDS encoding glycosyltransferase, translating into MDCEPLHLVLVSTPIGALGSGRGGGVELTLASLVRGLLGRGHQLTLVAPEGSRSPQPSPSLHLETVGGVDQPSWQHAEHQAPVTIPADGLLPRLWDRALALAGEADAVLNFSYDWLPLWLTPRVQQPLFHLVSMVSVAQVMDQQIADLARWDQRRLAFHTQAQANDFALPAPARLVGNGFDLGAYSFQARADGPLGWAGRVAPEKGLEDAAAVAAALGETLLVWGVREDEDYAQRVEAGVPAGTIEWRGFLPTKALQQQLGQCRALINTPKWNEAYGNVVVEALACGVPVVAYNRGGPGELVQHGRTGLLVTPDDVDALRGATVEVASLERRHCRAWVEANASQEVFAQRVEAWIRDGLVARDGSIA; encoded by the coding sequence ATGGATTGCGAACCGCTGCATTTGGTGCTGGTGAGCACCCCGATCGGTGCGTTGGGCAGCGGCCGAGGTGGTGGCGTTGAACTGACCCTGGCCTCCCTGGTGCGTGGCTTGTTGGGTCGTGGTCATCAACTCACCCTGGTGGCGCCGGAAGGCTCGCGCTCTCCTCAGCCGTCGCCATCCCTGCATCTGGAGACCGTGGGTGGTGTGGATCAACCCAGTTGGCAGCACGCCGAGCATCAAGCGCCGGTGACCATTCCTGCCGATGGCCTGCTGCCGCGGCTTTGGGACAGGGCGCTGGCCTTGGCTGGGGAGGCCGATGCGGTGCTCAACTTCTCCTATGATTGGCTGCCCCTCTGGCTGACGCCGCGGGTTCAGCAGCCCCTCTTTCACTTGGTGAGCATGGTGTCCGTGGCCCAGGTGATGGATCAGCAGATTGCTGACCTGGCCCGCTGGGACCAGCGGCGCTTGGCGTTTCACACCCAAGCGCAGGCCAATGATTTCGCTCTTCCCGCCCCGGCTCGGTTGGTGGGTAATGGCTTCGACCTCGGGGCTTACAGCTTCCAGGCCAGGGCCGATGGCCCCCTCGGCTGGGCCGGACGGGTGGCCCCAGAGAAGGGGTTGGAAGATGCCGCTGCCGTGGCGGCTGCCTTGGGGGAAACCCTGTTGGTGTGGGGGGTGCGTGAAGATGAGGACTACGCCCAGCGGGTCGAGGCCGGGGTGCCTGCGGGCACGATCGAATGGCGTGGTTTTCTGCCCACCAAGGCGCTGCAGCAGCAGCTGGGTCAGTGCAGGGCCCTGATCAACACCCCCAAATGGAATGAGGCCTACGGCAATGTCGTGGTGGAAGCTCTGGCCTGTGGTGTTCCGGTGGTGGCTTACAACCGCGGCGGCCCCGGGGAGCTTGTGCAGCACGGGCGAACCGGGCTGCTGGTGACTCCGGACGATGTGGATGCACTCAGAGGCGCCACCGTTGAGGTGGCCTCTTTGGAACGACGGCACTGCAGGGCGTGGGTGGAAGCCAACGCCAGCCAGGAGGTGTTTGCCCAACGGGTGGAGGCTTGGATTCGAGACGGTCTGGTGGCGAGAGATGGCAGCATCGCCTGA